From Novosphingobium decolorationis, one genomic window encodes:
- the modA gene encoding molybdate ABC transporter substrate-binding protein: MLNRIGRGCAALALLLAIGLSGPAAWAAGPTVLAAASLRESMNSAADAWAAKGHDRPVISFAGSSALARQIEAGAPADIFVSADEKWMDYLQTRKLIRTSTRRSFLANDIVLIAPKSSALKLTIKPGFPLARTLGNRRLAMADTNAVPAGRYGKEALQKLGVWNSVSGKVASAENVRVALAFVSRGETPLGIVYATDAKADPGVRVVGTFPRSSHTPISYPVALTAKAANREAEAFRKFLISSQGKAVFARFGFRTN, from the coding sequence ATGTTGAACCGAATCGGCCGCGGGTGCGCGGCCCTCGCGCTGCTGCTGGCCATCGGCCTTTCCGGCCCGGCCGCATGGGCGGCAGGCCCTACCGTGCTCGCGGCGGCAAGCCTGCGCGAATCGATGAATTCGGCGGCCGATGCCTGGGCCGCGAAGGGCCATGATCGCCCGGTCATCTCCTTCGCCGGTTCCTCCGCGCTCGCCCGCCAGATCGAGGCCGGGGCACCCGCCGACATCTTTGTCTCGGCCGACGAGAAGTGGATGGACTATCTCCAGACCCGCAAGCTGATCCGCACGTCCACGCGCCGCTCCTTCCTTGCCAACGACATCGTTCTCATCGCCCCCAAGTCCAGTGCTCTGAAACTGACGATCAAGCCGGGCTTCCCGCTCGCGCGCACGCTCGGCAACCGCCGTCTCGCCATGGCCGACACCAACGCCGTGCCCGCCGGACGCTACGGCAAGGAAGCTCTGCAGAAGCTGGGCGTGTGGAACAGCGTTTCGGGCAAGGTTGCCAGCGCCGAGAACGTGCGCGTCGCGCTCGCCTTCGTCAGCCGGGGCGAGACCCCGCTGGGGATCGTCTATGCCACCGATGCCAAGGCCGATCCGGGCGTGCGCGTCGTCGGCACCTTCCCGCGCTCCAGCCACACCCCGATCAGCTATCCCGTCGCGCTGACCGCAAAGGCCGCCAACCGGGAGGCCGAGGCGTTCCGAAAGTTCCTGATTTCCAGCCAGGGCAAGGCCGTCTTCGCCCGCTTCGGGTTCCGCACGAACTGA
- the modB gene encoding molybdate ABC transporter permease subunit, translating to MAGLLSPEEWQVVVLSLKVSGVAILIDLPLAFALAWLLARGRFPGKVLLDAIVHLPLVLPPVVTGWMLLLAFGSNGPVGRFLLDTFGLGLIFRWTGAALAAAIMALPLMVRAIRLSLEEVDRRLESAARTLGAGPWRTFASVTLPLALPGVMAALVLGFARSIGEFGATITFASNIPGETRTLPLAIYTALQIPGSEGDVARLAIISVLLSLAALVISETLTRRSGQRKAGHAL from the coding sequence ATGGCGGGCCTCCTCTCCCCCGAGGAATGGCAGGTCGTCGTCCTCTCGCTCAAGGTGAGCGGCGTGGCGATCCTGATCGACCTGCCACTGGCCTTTGCGCTGGCCTGGCTACTCGCGCGCGGGCGCTTCCCCGGCAAGGTGCTGCTGGATGCCATCGTCCACCTCCCGCTCGTCCTGCCGCCGGTGGTGACGGGCTGGATGCTGCTGCTCGCCTTTGGCAGCAACGGGCCGGTCGGGCGCTTCCTGCTCGATACCTTCGGGCTCGGTCTCATCTTCCGCTGGACCGGCGCAGCGCTTGCGGCGGCGATCATGGCCTTGCCGCTGATGGTGCGCGCGATCCGGCTCTCGCTCGAGGAAGTCGACCGCCGCCTGGAAAGCGCCGCGCGCACGCTGGGCGCAGGGCCCTGGCGCACCTTTGCCAGCGTCACGCTGCCCCTCGCGCTTCCCGGCGTGATGGCCGCGCTTGTCCTGGGCTTTGCGCGGTCCATCGGCGAATTTGGCGCGACGATCACCTTTGCCTCGAACATTCCGGGCGAGACCCGCACGCTGCCGCTCGCGATCTATACCGCGCTGCAGATCCCGGGCAGCGAGGGCGACGTGGCGCGCCTCGCGATCATTTCGGTGCTGCTCTCGCTCGCCGCGCTGGTGATCTCCGAGACACTGACCCGGCGCTCCGGACAGAGGAAGGCCGGCCATGCCCTTTGA
- a CDS encoding molybdenum ABC transporter ATP-binding protein, whose amino-acid sequence MPFDVDIALQRGSAHIAARFRVGPGLTALFGTSGAGKTSVLNAVAGLIRPQSGRIAVGEEVLYDGTTRLHLAPEKRACGYVFQDSRLFPHKTVRDNLLFGWKLAPAARRWMALEEASEFLGIAHLLKRMPRTLSGGEMQRVAIGRALLSGPRFLLMDEPLSSLDEERRGGVMQVIERIRDELALPILYVSHDRREVDRLADHVVTLSPDGTGVTPGIRTSDAPAARRAALRPVPSTPHNP is encoded by the coding sequence ATGCCCTTTGACGTCGACATCGCCCTCCAGCGCGGCAGCGCGCACATCGCGGCCCGTTTCCGCGTCGGGCCGGGCCTCACCGCCCTGTTCGGCACCTCGGGGGCGGGCAAGACGAGCGTGCTCAACGCCGTCGCCGGGCTGATCCGCCCGCAGAGCGGCCGCATCGCGGTGGGCGAGGAGGTGCTCTACGATGGCACTACGCGCCTGCACCTCGCGCCCGAGAAGCGCGCCTGCGGCTACGTCTTCCAGGACAGCCGCCTGTTCCCCCACAAGACCGTGCGCGACAACCTGCTGTTCGGCTGGAAGCTCGCGCCCGCCGCCCGGCGCTGGATGGCGCTGGAGGAAGCGAGCGAATTCCTGGGCATCGCGCATCTTCTGAAGCGCATGCCGCGCACGCTGTCGGGGGGCGAAATGCAGCGTGTCGCGATCGGCCGCGCGCTCCTTTCCGGGCCCCGCTTCCTGCTCATGGACGAGCCGCTCTCCTCGCTCGACGAGGAACGGCGCGGCGGGGTGATGCAGGTGATCGAACGCATCCGCGACGAACTGGCCCTGCCCATCCTCTACGTCAGCCATGACCGGCGCGAGGTGGACCGGCTTGCCGATCATGTCGTGACGCTGAGCCCCGACGGCACCGGGGTGACGCCCGGGATCAGGACTTCTGATGCGCCAGCGGCGCGTCGCGCAGCGCTGCGCCCAGTTCCGTCCACTCCGCACAATCCCTGA
- a CDS encoding winged helix-turn-helix domain-containing protein has protein sequence MSQSAPVLKIKLQIYSGDEIAMGPGKADLLDAIGEEGSISAAARKIGMSYRRAWLLVDTMNRCWHEPLVETAPGGSARGGARMTPYGRGILQLYRSLQEESRDLRDCAEWTELGAALRDAPLAHQKS, from the coding sequence ATGAGCCAGAGCGCACCAGTCTTGAAGATCAAGTTGCAGATCTATTCAGGGGATGAGATCGCCATGGGGCCGGGCAAGGCGGACCTGCTCGATGCCATCGGCGAGGAAGGTTCGATCTCGGCCGCGGCGCGCAAGATCGGCATGAGTTACCGCCGGGCCTGGCTCCTGGTCGATACGATGAACCGCTGCTGGCACGAACCGCTGGTGGAAACCGCGCCGGGTGGTTCGGCGCGCGGCGGTGCGCGGATGACCCCCTATGGACGGGGCATACTCCAGCTCTACCGCAGCCTCCAGGAGGAGAGCCGCGATCTCAGGGATTGTGCGGAGTGGACGGAACTGGGCGCAGCGCTGCGCGACGCGCCGCTGGCGCATCAGAAGTCCTGA
- a CDS encoding TetR family transcriptional regulator C-terminal domain-containing protein — translation MNTRPTETPQPGAQRPRRTIKRQQPGVRRQDLLQVTLECLSRLGPRGTTGREICRQAGVSHGLLRHYFTNPQNLLLETYEELCNQVITGLAAELTVPDRDAWVSLDAFFDKLFSDEWANTQSLGAWLAFWSLVRSDPEFAARNDALNNEVRRLLADAMSRLSERPQASSMDDAVAIMAATMDGLWFEFCLSPNRLSRERGMELCKRTLRILIPEAA, via the coding sequence ATGAACACTCGTCCGACGGAGACGCCGCAGCCCGGGGCACAGAGGCCACGTCGCACCATCAAGCGCCAGCAACCCGGCGTGCGGCGGCAGGATCTGCTCCAGGTGACCCTCGAATGCCTTTCCAGGTTGGGGCCACGGGGCACCACGGGGCGCGAAATCTGCCGACAGGCCGGGGTCTCGCATGGCCTGTTGCGCCACTACTTCACCAACCCGCAGAACCTGTTGCTCGAAACCTACGAAGAGCTCTGCAACCAGGTCATCACGGGCCTCGCCGCCGAACTCACGGTGCCCGACCGCGACGCCTGGGTCTCGCTTGACGCCTTCTTCGACAAGCTGTTCTCCGACGAATGGGCCAACACCCAAAGCCTGGGCGCCTGGCTGGCGTTCTGGTCGCTGGTGCGCAGCGACCCCGAATTCGCGGCGCGCAACGATGCCCTCAACAATGAAGTCCGGCGCCTGCTGGCCGATGCGATGTCGCGCCTTTCCGAGCGCCCGCAGGCCTCGTCGATGGACGATGCCGTCGCCATCATGGCCGCGACCATGGACGGCCTGTGGTTCGAGTTCTGCCTCTCGCCCAACCGCCTCTCGCGCGAGCGGGGCATGGAATTGTGCAAGCGCACCTTGCGCATCCTGATCCCCGAAGCGGCCTGA
- a CDS encoding LysR substrate-binding domain-containing protein, whose translation MMKWNDLAGVHLPSSQSLRSFLAAARHGSFSEAGRAVGLTQSAISRQISQLEARLGVPLFVRAGRRVELNAAGRAYAEAVEPALAQIARASARLGEQRGDNSLTIACLPSLGMRWLAPRLPRLSARHPELVINIAARSWPFGEDEEAGEFDAAFDFGQPPWPGMNHAFLFQEEAVPVCAPTWLEANPLERPADLADKPLLFQSSRPRAWDQWFAACGVELARPCEGPRIGHFLMLAQAAAAGAGVALIPSFLIEPELAAGSLVVPFETALSTRDAYHLVWRGDPEGGSPLGRFVAWVRDEADAPTAD comes from the coding sequence ATGATGAAATGGAATGACCTCGCCGGCGTGCATCTGCCTTCCTCGCAATCCTTGCGCAGCTTCCTGGCCGCGGCCCGCCATGGCAGCTTTTCCGAGGCCGGGCGCGCGGTCGGGCTGACCCAGAGCGCGATCAGCCGTCAGATATCCCAACTCGAGGCGCGGCTGGGTGTTCCCTTGTTCGTGCGGGCCGGGCGGCGTGTGGAGCTGAACGCGGCCGGGCGCGCTTATGCCGAGGCGGTGGAGCCTGCGCTCGCGCAGATCGCGCGGGCCAGCGCGCGGCTGGGCGAACAGCGCGGGGACAACAGCCTCACGATTGCCTGCCTGCCCAGCCTGGGCATGCGCTGGCTGGCGCCGCGCCTGCCCCGGCTCTCGGCCCGGCACCCCGAGCTTGTCATCAATATCGCGGCGCGCAGCTGGCCTTTCGGCGAGGACGAGGAGGCGGGCGAGTTCGATGCCGCCTTCGATTTCGGGCAGCCGCCCTGGCCGGGGATGAACCATGCCTTCCTGTTTCAGGAGGAAGCGGTCCCGGTCTGCGCGCCCACCTGGCTGGAGGCGAACCCGCTGGAACGCCCGGCTGACCTGGCGGACAAGCCGCTGCTCTTCCAGTCCTCGCGCCCCAGGGCCTGGGACCAGTGGTTCGCGGCGTGCGGCGTGGAACTGGCGCGTCCTTGCGAGGGGCCCCGCATCGGCCACTTCCTGATGCTGGCGCAGGCCGCGGCGGCGGGCGCGGGTGTGGCGCTCATCCCAAGCTTCCTGATCGAACCCGAACTGGCCGCGGGCAGCCTGGTGGTTCCTTTCGAGACCGCGCTGTCGACCCGCGATGCCTACCATCTCGTCTGGCGCGGCGACCCCGAGGGAGGATCGCCGCTCGGCCGGTTCGTGGCCTGGGTGCGCGACGAGGCCGACGCGCCGACAGCCGATTGA
- a CDS encoding 2-oxoadipate dioxygenase/decarboxylase family protein produces the protein MQDLHTSTVARLVRAHLGDEIGAVTLAALNMTPALLSDEGERVSRASMATALGAALFRTVLDGVPSAAGYVGERLEIDTRITLDHGALRTILFPDGPTGALPGGQEAFARILRPLGYVEAAQYPLPRLRMTGHAWCHLDHPEDILQYFVSELHVDQFDAEFAAAAHRVFDTSLDPLSAQAKAVLDRFAAEGSVPFAEAEALLPVLVSAFDRAHEPAFEDDYETLLAQSKEAAWIATEGNAFNHATDRVADVGALADALRAAGKPIKDKVEHSASGRVHQTAFRADMVERPLRRADGAPVTRTVPGSFFEFITRDTLPGSEALDLGFDSGNATGIFAMTRTP, from the coding sequence ATGCAGGATCTGCACACATCGACCGTTGCACGCCTGGTTCGCGCGCACCTGGGTGACGAAATCGGCGCCGTCACGCTTGCCGCACTTAATATGACGCCTGCGCTGCTGAGCGACGAGGGCGAGCGCGTCTCGCGCGCGAGCATGGCTACCGCACTTGGCGCGGCCCTGTTCCGCACCGTTCTCGACGGCGTGCCGAGCGCGGCGGGCTATGTCGGCGAGCGCCTGGAAATCGACACACGCATCACGCTCGACCACGGCGCGCTGCGCACGATCCTCTTTCCCGATGGCCCCACCGGTGCCCTTCCCGGCGGGCAGGAGGCCTTCGCGCGCATCCTGCGCCCGCTCGGCTATGTCGAGGCCGCGCAGTATCCGTTGCCGCGCCTCCGGATGACCGGCCACGCCTGGTGCCACCTCGACCATCCCGAGGACATCCTCCAGTACTTCGTCAGCGAGCTTCATGTCGACCAGTTCGACGCCGAGTTTGCCGCCGCCGCGCACCGTGTCTTCGACACGTCACTCGATCCGCTGAGCGCACAGGCCAAGGCCGTGCTCGACCGTTTCGCGGCCGAGGGCAGCGTGCCCTTTGCCGAGGCCGAGGCGCTTCTCCCCGTCCTCGTCTCCGCCTTCGACCGCGCGCATGAACCCGCCTTCGAAGACGACTACGAAACGCTGCTCGCCCAGTCGAAGGAAGCGGCCTGGATCGCCACCGAGGGCAACGCCTTCAACCACGCGACCGACCGCGTAGCCGATGTGGGCGCGCTTGCCGACGCCCTGCGCGCGGCGGGCAAGCCGATCAAGGACAAGGTCGAGCACTCCGCCTCGGGCCGCGTCCACCAGACCGCCTTTCGCGCCGACATGGTCGAGCGTCCCTTGCGCCGCGCCGACGGCGCGCCGGTCACTCGCACGGTGCCCGGCTCCTTCTTCGAATTCATCACCCGCGACACCCTGCCCGGCAGCGAGGCCCTCGACCTCGGTTTCGACAGCGGCAATGCCACGGGCATCTTTGCCATGACACGGACCCCATGA
- a CDS encoding FAD-binding oxidoreductase: MTLSSDARIALETIVGEANVLSTETDIDAYAEDGRGTRGAAACVVRPASAGEVRQVLEAAHAHRVTVIAQGARTGLAAAGLAASAEDQIVLSLERLKGEIAIDPVNRSARVGAGVLLSELNAAAEEHGLFFPIDLGADPSIGGMVAANTGGARLLRYGDVRQNLMGLELVTSEDAPRILSLGSELWKNNSALALQDLVAGSSGTLGVVTGATLALSPKPVNTVTALLALPHPEAALDVLARMESAFGTLLTAFEGISKPALTAAITHVSSLRDPFAGEIPGYCVLLELSGGAAIEAEWLEEKLAETLEPLFEDGTIADTRIDRGTALWAVRHAVPEGLRKSGKVVACDIAMKRGDVMRFRTDIAARLAKVAPQLELCDFGHIGDGGLHCNSVWPESAGAFDPAIADAARETIFAAVVEDYHGSFSAEHGVGPANADWYARFIPEDVRALSGQIQDLIAPRPMGRVRFGPTR; this comes from the coding sequence ATGACCCTTTCCAGCGACGCCCGGATTGCCCTTGAGACGATTGTCGGCGAGGCCAATGTCCTCAGCACCGAAACCGACATCGACGCCTACGCCGAAGATGGACGCGGCACGCGCGGCGCGGCGGCCTGCGTGGTGCGCCCCGCCAGCGCCGGCGAGGTACGTCAGGTCCTGGAAGCGGCCCATGCCCATCGCGTGACCGTCATTGCGCAAGGCGCGCGCACCGGCCTCGCCGCCGCCGGGCTTGCCGCCAGCGCGGAGGACCAGATCGTGCTCAGCCTCGAGCGGCTGAAGGGCGAGATCGCCATCGATCCGGTCAACCGCTCGGCGCGGGTGGGCGCAGGCGTACTCCTCTCCGAGCTCAACGCGGCGGCCGAGGAACATGGCCTGTTCTTCCCCATCGACCTCGGCGCGGACCCTTCCATCGGCGGCATGGTTGCGGCCAACACCGGCGGGGCTCGGCTCTTGCGCTATGGCGATGTGCGCCAGAACCTGATGGGCCTCGAACTCGTCACCTCCGAGGACGCCCCCCGCATCCTCTCGCTCGGCTCCGAGCTCTGGAAGAACAACAGCGCGCTCGCGCTTCAGGACCTTGTCGCGGGCAGTTCGGGGACGCTGGGCGTGGTGACAGGCGCGACGCTCGCGCTGAGCCCGAAGCCGGTCAACACCGTGACCGCGCTGCTCGCACTTCCCCATCCCGAGGCCGCGCTCGATGTCCTGGCGCGCATGGAAAGCGCCTTTGGCACGCTGCTCACCGCCTTCGAGGGGATCTCCAAGCCCGCGCTGACCGCAGCCATCACCCATGTCTCCTCGCTGCGCGATCCCTTCGCGGGCGAGATCCCGGGCTATTGCGTGCTGCTCGAGCTTTCGGGCGGCGCCGCGATCGAAGCCGAATGGCTGGAGGAAAAGCTCGCCGAAACGCTCGAGCCCCTGTTCGAGGACGGCACCATCGCCGACACCCGCATCGACCGCGGCACGGCGCTATGGGCCGTGCGCCACGCGGTGCCCGAAGGCCTGCGCAAGTCGGGCAAGGTCGTCGCCTGCGACATCGCGATGAAGCGCGGCGATGTCATGCGCTTTCGCACCGATATTGCCGCGCGTCTTGCCAAGGTCGCCCCGCAGCTTGAACTGTGCGACTTCGGCCACATCGGCGATGGAGGCCTGCACTGCAACAGCGTCTGGCCCGAGAGCGCAGGCGCGTTCGATCCCGCCATTGCGGACGCCGCGCGCGAAACCATCTTCGCCGCCGTCGTCGAGGATTACCACGGCAGCTTCAGCGCCGAACACGGCGTGGGGCCTGCCAACGCGGACTGGTACGCGCGCTTCATTCCCGAAGACGTGCGCGCGCTGTCCGGACAGATCCAGGACCTGATCGCCCCGCGCCCGATGGGCCGGGTGCGCTTTGGCCCCACGCGCTGA
- the astD gene encoding succinylglutamate-semialdehyde dehydrogenase, translated as MTTPHNGPTFTSLDPATGEVVWEGASATPADCEAAIAKARKALGAWRAAPLSERIAAVERFAAAIAEDEEGLAETISRETGKLLWETRTEAKGMVGKVAVSIRAQAERAGERRQDMPFGEAVLRHRGHGVMAVLGPYNFPGHLPNGHIVPALLAGNTVVFKPSEIAPTTGARMAAAWDKAGLPEGVFNLVQGGRETGEALVAGDIDGLLFTGSAHAGRALRHATIDRPHLILALELGGNNPLIAWDSPEEAASIIVQSAFVTSGQRCSCARRLIVPEGAMGTAIIEALDALTGKLGIAAWNEEPTQAAFMGPLASTAAAQQAHRQVGALIDHGATSIRAFHGIEGRAPAFVAPAILDVTGIEVPDEEIFAPVLQVRRVPDFDAALAEANATRFGLSAGLVSADAALWQRFVEESRAGVVNRNRPTTGAAANMPFGGLGDSGNHRPSAYYAADYCAYPIASFEAETPGAVAIPGL; from the coding sequence ATGACAACGCCCCACAACGGCCCCACCTTCACCTCGCTCGATCCGGCCACCGGGGAGGTGGTCTGGGAGGGCGCAAGCGCCACGCCCGCCGATTGCGAGGCCGCCATCGCCAAGGCGCGCAAGGCCCTTGGCGCCTGGCGCGCTGCGCCGCTCAGCGAACGGATCGCCGCCGTGGAGCGTTTCGCCGCCGCCATCGCCGAAGACGAGGAGGGCCTTGCCGAAACGATCTCGCGCGAGACCGGCAAGCTCCTGTGGGAGACCCGCACCGAGGCCAAGGGCATGGTCGGCAAGGTCGCCGTCTCCATCCGCGCGCAGGCCGAACGGGCGGGCGAGCGGCGCCAGGACATGCCCTTTGGCGAAGCCGTACTGCGCCATCGTGGCCACGGCGTGATGGCGGTCTTGGGCCCCTACAACTTCCCCGGGCACCTCCCTAACGGCCACATCGTGCCCGCCCTGCTTGCGGGCAACACGGTGGTCTTCAAGCCCAGCGAGATCGCGCCCACGACCGGCGCGCGCATGGCTGCGGCCTGGGACAAGGCCGGGCTTCCCGAAGGCGTCTTCAACCTGGTTCAGGGCGGTCGCGAGACCGGCGAGGCGCTGGTGGCGGGCGACATCGATGGCCTGCTCTTCACAGGCTCGGCCCACGCGGGCCGCGCGCTCAGGCACGCCACCATTGACCGCCCCCACCTGATCCTTGCGCTGGAACTGGGCGGCAACAACCCGCTGATCGCCTGGGACAGCCCCGAGGAAGCCGCCTCGATCATCGTCCAGTCCGCCTTTGTCACCTCGGGCCAGCGCTGCTCGTGCGCGCGGCGCCTGATCGTGCCGGAAGGCGCGATGGGCACGGCCATCATCGAGGCGCTCGACGCGCTGACCGGGAAGCTCGGCATCGCCGCCTGGAACGAGGAACCCACGCAAGCGGCCTTCATGGGCCCGCTCGCCTCCACCGCGGCCGCGCAGCAGGCCCACCGTCAGGTCGGCGCGCTGATCGACCATGGCGCCACCTCGATCCGCGCCTTTCACGGCATCGAGGGCCGCGCGCCCGCCTTCGTCGCGCCCGCGATCCTCGATGTCACCGGGATCGAGGTCCCCGACGAGGAAATTTTCGCGCCGGTCCTGCAGGTGCGCCGCGTGCCCGACTTCGACGCGGCACTGGCCGAGGCCAACGCCACGCGCTTTGGACTGTCCGCCGGGCTTGTCAGCGCCGATGCAGCGCTGTGGCAACGCTTCGTGGAGGAGAGCCGCGCTGGCGTCGTCAACCGCAACCGCCCGACCACGGGCGCGGCCGCCAACATGCCCTTCGGAGGCCTTGGCGATTCGGGCAACCACCGCCCCAGCGCCTACTACGCCGCCGATTACTGCGCCTATCCGATTGCCAGCTTCGAGGCCGAAACGCCCGGTGCGGTCGCGATCCCCGGGCTGTAA
- a CDS encoding LysR family transcriptional regulator, whose protein sequence is MDIRQLERFVEVASLGSVNRAADALSVSQPSLSRSLQMLEESLGAALFTRGPRGVELTPHGIELLPRARLILAERDRAVEAVRAAAGQGRETLHVGTDAAFAMQRLPRALAALARSHPRVQVQVREGPLGALLDALREGAVRLVFGARGPYVDLEGLAFETLAMESAGVIMRADHPLAARAQVGLADLAQERWIVPDHPALVAGWREMFARSELTEPPIALRTSSLHVVKGCLLEGPFVSLGDRSSFAAEIASGQLVSLDLGLSRYERPTGLFTRPEGRLSPSEHALVAALREA, encoded by the coding sequence ATGGATATCCGGCAACTCGAACGCTTCGTGGAAGTCGCGAGCTTGGGCAGCGTCAACCGCGCGGCGGACGCTCTCAGTGTGTCGCAGCCCTCGCTCTCGCGCAGCCTGCAGATGCTGGAGGAGAGCCTTGGCGCAGCCCTCTTCACGCGGGGGCCACGCGGTGTGGAGCTGACACCGCACGGCATCGAACTCCTACCGCGCGCGCGGCTGATCCTCGCCGAGCGGGACCGGGCGGTAGAAGCGGTGCGGGCCGCGGCAGGCCAAGGCCGCGAGACCTTGCATGTCGGCACGGACGCCGCCTTTGCCATGCAGCGCCTGCCGCGCGCGCTTGCCGCGCTCGCGCGTAGCCATCCTCGGGTCCAGGTGCAGGTGCGCGAGGGGCCGCTCGGCGCGCTGCTCGACGCCTTGCGCGAAGGGGCGGTGCGGCTCGTCTTCGGCGCGCGCGGGCCCTATGTCGATCTGGAAGGCCTGGCGTTCGAGACTCTCGCCATGGAAAGCGCAGGCGTCATCATGCGCGCCGACCATCCGCTGGCGGCACGCGCGCAGGTGGGGCTCGCCGACCTTGCGCAGGAGCGCTGGATCGTGCCCGACCACCCGGCGCTGGTTGCAGGCTGGCGCGAGATGTTCGCGCGCTCCGAACTGACCGAGCCGCCCATCGCGCTGCGCACCTCCTCGCTCCATGTGGTCAAGGGCTGCCTGCTTGAAGGGCCCTTCGTGTCGCTCGGCGACCGCAGCAGCTTCGCCGCCGAGATCGCCTCGGGCCAGTTGGTCTCGCTCGACCTCGGCCTCTCCCGCTACGAGCGCCCGACCGGCCTCTTCACCCGGCCCGAAGGACGGTTGTCCCCTTCCGAACACGCGCTGGTCGCGGCGCTGCGCGAAGCTTGA
- a CDS encoding NAD(P)/FAD-dependent oxidoreductase, with protein MTDQSSVVIVGAGHGGAQCAIALRQNGFEGAITVIGREPELPYERPPLSKEYFAREKTFDRLYIRPETFWAEKDVTFRLSTEVTGVDPEAKTVALSDGGTLDYTYLVWATGGDPRRLTCAGADLAGVHAVRTREDCDRLMSEVDAGIRRVVVIGGGYIGLEAAAVLSKLDLEVTLLEAQDRVLARVAGEELSAFYEAEHRAHGVDLRTGTLVECLEGDGHKVTGVRLADGAVLPADAVIVGIGIVPAVAPLLSAGAEGANGVAVDDHCQTNLPGVYAIGDCAQFACAYAGGADMRVESVQNATDMATCVAKAICGNPAPYKAFPWFWSNQYDLRLQTAGINAGYDETVLRGDPETRKFSVVYLREGKVVAVDCVNNAKDFVQGRKLVEAGAQVPAQFLADPAKPLKELLPA; from the coding sequence ATGACGGATCAGTCGTCTGTCGTTATCGTCGGAGCCGGACACGGGGGCGCGCAGTGCGCCATTGCGCTGCGGCAGAACGGTTTTGAAGGCGCGATCACCGTCATCGGCCGCGAACCCGAACTCCCCTATGAGCGCCCGCCGCTTTCCAAGGAGTACTTCGCGCGCGAGAAGACCTTCGACCGGCTCTACATTCGCCCCGAAACCTTCTGGGCCGAAAAGGACGTGACCTTCCGCCTCTCCACCGAAGTCACCGGGGTCGACCCGGAGGCGAAGACGGTGGCGCTCTCGGATGGCGGGACGCTGGACTACACGTACCTCGTCTGGGCGACGGGCGGCGATCCGCGCCGCCTGACCTGTGCGGGCGCGGACCTGGCGGGCGTTCATGCGGTGCGCACCCGTGAGGACTGCGACCGTCTCATGTCCGAAGTCGACGCAGGGATCCGCCGCGTGGTCGTGATCGGCGGCGGCTACATCGGTCTGGAGGCCGCCGCTGTCCTCTCCAAGCTCGACCTTGAAGTTACGCTGCTCGAAGCGCAGGACAGGGTGCTCGCGCGTGTTGCGGGCGAGGAACTGTCCGCCTTCTACGAGGCCGAGCACCGCGCCCACGGCGTGGACCTGCGCACCGGAACCCTGGTCGAGTGCCTTGAAGGCGATGGGCACAAGGTGACGGGCGTGCGCCTCGCCGATGGCGCGGTCCTGCCCGCCGACGCGGTGATCGTGGGCATCGGCATCGTGCCCGCCGTCGCGCCGCTCCTGAGCGCGGGCGCCGAGGGCGCGAACGGGGTTGCGGTCGATGACCACTGCCAGACAAACCTGCCCGGCGTCTACGCCATCGGCGACTGCGCGCAGTTCGCCTGTGCCTATGCGGGCGGCGCGGATATGCGCGTGGAATCGGTCCAGAACGCGACCGACATGGCGACCTGCGTCGCCAAGGCCATCTGCGGCAATCCCGCCCCCTACAAGGCCTTCCCCTGGTTCTGGTCGAACCAGTATGACCTTCGCCTGCAGACGGCGGGGATCAACGCGGGCTACGACGAAACCGTGCTGCGCGGCGATCCGGAAACCCGCAAGTTCTCGGTCGTGTACTTGCGCGAAGGCAAGGTCGTTGCGGTCGATTGCGTGAACAACGCGAAGGACTTCGTGCAGGGGCGCAAGCTGGTCGAGGCCGGCGCCCAGGTTCCGGCGCAATTCCTCGCCGATCCCGCAAAGCCCCTGAAGGAACTGCTGCCCGCCTGA